A genome region from Microbacterium profundi includes the following:
- a CDS encoding aldose 1-epimerase family protein: protein MSAPIPASGRQLRISAHGYEAAIASVGATLRALTFDGRDLIVPFDADEVRPAYRGATLAPWPTRIVDGRYSFGGAEHQLPITEPARGHALHGLLAWTEFADRVVEDDRVVLVAVIEPQLGYPFRVEVAVEFRLDSDGLNQTVTARNIGTDAAPWGTGPHPYLVGGEGRVDDWTLALPASEVLTVTADRLSPIAVDAVDAHPEWDFRTPRMIGDVFIDHAFTELARTDGVAEVRVVAADGHGVALTWDESCPWVQVHTADLPTDAARSRIGLAVEPMTCPPDAFNSAVDLIVLEPGAEASASWRFSAI, encoded by the coding sequence ATGAGCGCTCCCATCCCTGCATCCGGCCGTCAACTGCGCATCTCGGCGCACGGATATGAAGCAGCCATCGCGAGCGTCGGCGCCACACTGCGCGCACTCACGTTCGACGGTCGCGACCTCATCGTGCCGTTCGACGCCGACGAGGTGCGCCCGGCATACCGAGGAGCGACGCTCGCGCCGTGGCCGACCCGTATCGTCGACGGCCGCTACTCGTTCGGCGGCGCCGAGCATCAGCTGCCGATCACCGAACCCGCCCGCGGGCATGCACTGCACGGCCTGCTGGCGTGGACCGAGTTCGCCGACCGCGTCGTGGAAGATGACCGCGTCGTGCTGGTCGCCGTGATCGAACCGCAGCTCGGCTACCCGTTCCGCGTCGAAGTCGCCGTCGAGTTCCGTCTCGACTCCGACGGTCTGAATCAGACCGTCACCGCGCGCAACATCGGAACGGATGCTGCGCCCTGGGGCACCGGACCGCATCCGTATCTGGTCGGTGGGGAAGGGCGCGTCGATGATTGGACTCTCGCGCTCCCGGCATCCGAAGTGCTCACCGTCACGGCCGACCGACTGAGCCCGATCGCGGTGGACGCGGTCGACGCGCATCCGGAATGGGACTTCCGTACGCCACGCATGATCGGCGACGTGTTCATCGACCACGCGTTCACCGAGCTCGCCCGTACCGACGGCGTCGCCGAGGTGCGCGTCGTCGCAGCGGACGGGCACGGTGTCGCACTCACCTGGGACGAGAGCTGCCCGTGGGTCCAAGTGCACACGGCCGATCTGCCGACCGATGCCGCGCGCAGCCGGATCGGCCTCGCGGTCGAGCCGATGACCTGCCCGCCCGACGCGTTCAACTCCGCGGTCGACCTGATCGT
- the araA gene encoding L-arabinose isomerase: protein MSLTTSLDAYEVWFLTGSQHLYGPETLAQVAEQSRTIAEALDAAADVPVKIVWKPVLTDSAAIKRIALEANAADNVIGLIAWMHTFSPAKMWIAGLDALQKPLAHLHTQANVELPWADIDFDFMNLNQAAHGDREFGYIQTRLGVPRKTVVGHASDPRVQREIGTWQRAAAGLAASRSLKLARFGDNMRFVAVTEGDKTEAELRFGVQVNTWGVNELADAVAAASSSDIDALVAEYEELYEVVPELRKGGERHESLRDGAAIEIGLRSFLEEGGFGAFTTSFEDLGALKQLPGLAVQRLMAEGYGFGAEGDWKTAVLVRIANVMGAGLPGGASLMEDYTYDMTPGDELILGAHMLEVSPSLTTAKPTLEIHPLGIGGKDDPVRLVFTADPGPAVVVAMSDMRDRFRLTANVVENVEPRAALPNLPVGRAVWKPAPDFNTSAAAWLTAGAAHHTVMSTAVGLEAFRDFAEMAEVELLVIDDETTLPEFQQQVRWNQAYYRLAQGL, encoded by the coding sequence ATGTCTTTGACTACTTCTCTCGACGCCTACGAGGTCTGGTTCCTCACCGGAAGCCAGCACCTGTACGGCCCCGAGACGCTCGCGCAGGTCGCCGAGCAGTCGCGCACGATCGCCGAGGCCCTGGATGCTGCTGCAGATGTGCCCGTGAAGATCGTGTGGAAGCCGGTGCTGACCGACTCCGCCGCGATCAAACGCATCGCGCTCGAGGCCAACGCCGCCGACAACGTCATCGGCCTGATCGCCTGGATGCACACCTTCAGCCCCGCGAAGATGTGGATCGCAGGCCTCGACGCCCTGCAGAAGCCGCTCGCGCACCTGCACACGCAGGCCAATGTCGAGCTTCCATGGGCCGACATCGACTTCGACTTCATGAACCTGAATCAGGCCGCCCACGGCGACCGGGAGTTCGGCTACATCCAGACCCGCCTCGGCGTGCCGCGCAAGACCGTCGTCGGCCACGCCAGCGACCCGCGCGTGCAGCGGGAGATCGGCACCTGGCAGCGCGCGGCCGCAGGGCTCGCGGCATCCCGCAGCCTGAAGCTCGCCCGATTCGGCGACAACATGCGCTTCGTCGCCGTCACCGAGGGCGACAAGACCGAGGCCGAGCTGCGCTTCGGCGTGCAGGTCAACACCTGGGGAGTGAACGAGCTTGCGGATGCCGTCGCCGCGGCATCCTCGTCGGACATCGACGCTCTCGTGGCCGAGTACGAGGAGCTCTACGAGGTCGTTCCGGAACTCCGCAAGGGCGGCGAGCGGCATGAGTCACTGCGCGACGGGGCAGCCATCGAGATCGGGCTGCGCTCGTTCTTGGAAGAGGGCGGCTTCGGCGCGTTCACGACCTCGTTCGAAGACCTCGGTGCGTTGAAGCAGCTCCCCGGCCTCGCCGTGCAACGACTCATGGCCGAGGGCTACGGCTTCGGTGCGGAGGGCGACTGGAAGACAGCCGTGCTCGTCCGCATCGCGAACGTCATGGGCGCCGGTCTGCCCGGTGGCGCGAGCCTCATGGAGGACTACACCTATGACATGACGCCCGGCGACGAGCTCATTCTCGGCGCGCACATGCTCGAGGTCTCGCCATCGTTGACCACGGCGAAGCCCACGCTCGAGATCCACCCGCTCGGCATCGGCGGCAAGGACGACCCGGTGCGCCTGGTCTTCACGGCCGATCCCGGCCCCGCCGTCGTCGTGGCCATGAGCGACATGCGCGATCGCTTCCGCCTCACCGCGAACGTGGTCGAGAACGTCGAGCCGCGGGCGGCTCTGCCGAACCTGCCCGTGGGCCGTGCCGTCTGGAAGCCGGCCCCCGACTTCAACACCAGTGCCGCCGCGTGGCTCACGGCCGGCGCCGCGCACCACACGGTCATGTCGACCGCCGTGGGACTCGAGGCGTTCCGCGACTTCGCCGAGATGGCAGAGGTCGAACTGCTCGTGATCGATGACGAGACGACGCTGCCCGAGTTCCAACAGCAGGTGCGCTGGAACCAGGCCTATTACCGGCTGGCGCAGGGGCTGTGA